From a region of the Paenibacillus sp. R14(2021) genome:
- the murF gene encoding UDP-N-acetylmuramoyl-tripeptide--D-alanyl-D-alanine ligase, whose amino-acid sequence MIKRPIHDIAALCGGTIINNGDRLIAGVTINSRAVAPGQLFVPIIGERFDGHDFAADAIAKGAAGTLWQRDKAVPDALADAPIILVDDTTTALQLLAANYRDELGLKVVGVTGSNGKTTTKDMVAAVLSGLFRVHKTEGNLNNHLGLPLTVLELDEQIDVVVLEMGMSEFGEIDLLTRLAKPDIAIITNIGDAHMLQLGSRAGIAKAKLEIVAGLRSGGLLLMNGDEPLLAEGIKSAQLAQGVEVQTFGFNAGSRWVAEQVTVDATSSLFDLKGDAEFKRVALPVAGTHNVSNALAAIAAAKKLGVPAEVIREGFRTLKLTGMRIEPIRAANGAMVLNDAYNANPTAVRAAIDLVAGLTGYNRKWLVLGDMLELGPQEEAMHGEIGAYVTPAKADVVLTYGKLSRHTAAEAAKQFAGSGTEEKVHAFEDKAQLTAWLLSHVVPEDLVLVKGSRGMRMEEIVHALQRA is encoded by the coding sequence GTGATCAAACGACCCATACATGACATTGCCGCTTTGTGCGGCGGCACTATTATTAATAACGGCGACAGGCTAATTGCCGGTGTCACGATTAATTCCCGGGCAGTCGCGCCCGGGCAATTGTTCGTGCCGATTATCGGCGAGCGGTTCGACGGACATGATTTCGCGGCGGATGCAATCGCCAAAGGCGCCGCCGGAACGCTCTGGCAGAGGGACAAGGCGGTGCCTGATGCGCTGGCGGATGCGCCGATTATACTCGTCGACGACACGACGACGGCACTGCAGCTGCTTGCGGCCAATTACCGCGACGAGCTGGGGCTTAAAGTGGTTGGTGTAACGGGAAGCAACGGCAAGACGACGACGAAGGACATGGTCGCCGCGGTGCTGTCGGGACTCTTCCGCGTTCACAAGACGGAAGGCAACCTTAACAATCATTTGGGTTTACCGCTTACCGTGCTTGAGCTCGACGAGCAGATCGACGTCGTCGTGCTGGAAATGGGCATGAGCGAGTTCGGCGAAATCGACCTGCTGACCCGTCTGGCGAAGCCGGATATCGCGATTATTACGAACATCGGCGATGCGCATATGCTTCAGCTGGGCTCGCGCGCAGGCATCGCGAAGGCGAAGCTCGAAATCGTCGCAGGACTTCGTTCCGGCGGATTGCTGCTGATGAACGGCGACGAGCCGCTGTTGGCGGAAGGCATCAAGAGCGCGCAGCTCGCGCAAGGCGTAGAGGTGCAGACGTTCGGCTTTAACGCAGGCAGCCGCTGGGTCGCTGAGCAGGTGACCGTAGATGCGACATCCTCCTTGTTCGACCTGAAGGGTGATGCGGAGTTTAAGCGCGTAGCACTCCCCGTTGCGGGAACGCATAACGTGTCCAACGCGCTGGCGGCGATTGCCGCGGCGAAGAAGCTGGGCGTGCCGGCCGAGGTCATCCGCGAAGGCTTCCGGACGCTCAAGCTGACCGGCATGCGGATCGAGCCGATTCGCGCGGCGAACGGCGCAATGGTCCTGAATGACGCTTATAATGCGAACCCGACCGCGGTTCGCGCCGCAATCGACCTAGTTGCCGGCCTTACCGGCTATAACCGCAAATGGCTCGTGCTCGGCGATATGCTGGAGCTTGGCCCGCAGGAGGAAGCGATGCACGGTGAAATCGGCGCCTACGTGACGCCGGCCAAAGCCGATGTCGTGCTGACGTACGGCAAGCTTTCCCGCCATACCGCGGCTGAAGCGGCCAAACAATTTGCCGGCAGCGGAACCGAAGAGAAGGTACATGCATTCGAGGATAAAGCACAATTGACGGCGTGGCTGCTTTCGCATGTCGTACCGGAAGATCTTGTACTTGTGAAAGGATCGCGCGGGATGCGCATGGAAGAAATCGTCCATGCCCTGCAGCGCGCATAG
- the mraY gene encoding phospho-N-acetylmuramoyl-pentapeptide-transferase, producing MDVKVILLSIGASFMLAVLFGPLFIPLLRRLKFGQQIRTDGPQSHLKKTGTPTMGGIIILLAVLLAFLKFSEKTQEFWVLLVACLGFGLVGFLDDYIKIALKRSLGLTAFQKLFGQLLFSVIICVLLYQMHHSTVIGIPGTSVSFEFGWFYYPFVIIMMFATSNAVNFTDGVDGLLGGTGAVAFTAFTILALHASEHESAIFSATMVGALLGFLVFNAHPAKVFMGDSGSLGIGGGMAAVAVLTKNEILLVIIGGVFVLEMLSVILQVGSFKMRGKRIFKMSPIHHHFELSGWSEWKVVTMFWLVGIIFAAAGILLGH from the coding sequence ATGGACGTTAAGGTCATACTTCTGTCAATCGGCGCTTCCTTCATGCTTGCGGTATTATTCGGACCTTTGTTCATTCCGCTGCTGCGCCGGCTCAAATTCGGTCAGCAGATCCGTACTGACGGCCCGCAAAGCCACTTGAAAAAAACAGGCACCCCAACGATGGGCGGCATCATTATACTTCTTGCGGTACTGCTTGCGTTCTTGAAGTTTTCCGAAAAAACGCAGGAGTTCTGGGTGCTTCTCGTCGCCTGTCTTGGCTTCGGTCTGGTAGGCTTCCTGGACGACTATATCAAGATCGCATTGAAACGTTCGCTAGGCTTAACGGCATTCCAAAAGCTGTTTGGCCAGCTGCTCTTCTCGGTTATAATTTGCGTGCTGCTCTATCAGATGCATCACAGCACGGTTATTGGCATTCCCGGTACGTCCGTTTCATTCGAATTCGGCTGGTTCTACTATCCATTCGTTATTATTATGATGTTCGCTACGTCTAACGCCGTCAACTTCACGGACGGCGTAGACGGCTTGCTGGGCGGGACAGGCGCTGTCGCGTTCACGGCATTTACGATTCTAGCCCTGCATGCCAGCGAGCATGAATCGGCAATCTTCTCGGCAACGATGGTCGGCGCCTTGCTCGGCTTCTTGGTCTTCAATGCGCATCCGGCCAAAGTGTTCATGGGTGATTCGGGTTCGCTCGGTATCGGCGGCGGTATGGCGGCCGTCGCGGTTCTGACCAAAAATGAAATCTTGCTCGTCATCATCGGCGGCGTCTTCGTTCTGGAAATGCTGTCCGTGATTCTGCAAGTCGGTTCGTTCAAAATGAGAGGCAAACGTATTTTCAAAATGAGCCCGATTCACCATCATTTTGAATTATCCGGCTGGTCCGAATGGAAAGTCGTCACCATGTTCTGGCTCGTCGGCATCATCTTCGCAGCCGCAGGCATCCTGTTAGGCCATTAA
- the murD gene encoding UDP-N-acetylmuramoyl-L-alanine--D-glutamate ligase, which translates to MKHPSFYKDQQVVVLGLARSGVSVAKLFHKLGAVVTVNDMKDRKMSPEADELDALGISVICGGHPDDLIGPDTALVVKNPGIPYTSPPVVQALEQGIEIVTEVEVAYLLSPAPIIGITGSNGKTTTTSWIGEMLEAAGLKPMVAGNIGTPLCEAAQIAEADNWIVAELSSFQLKGTTGFRPRIALLLNIVETHLDYHGGMEDYIASKAKLFANQTKDDIAVLNADDPVCRDLMNSGKLQASIIPFAVTEELTYGICVTPAYPAELSEPIGDVERNIVWRDKEGGERIIIGVAELGIPGRHNASNALAAIAACLAAGASAGSLTEPLREFRGFEHRLEYVRERDGVAYYNDSKATNPTATIIAVRSFPPRIVLIAGGLDRGSDYMELVPHFRDQVKAVVAIGETRGKIAAVAESAGLAVIKIVEPEEDAESTLQQAVRAAASIAEPGDTVLLSPACASWDMFKSYEQRGRIFKQSAHNL; encoded by the coding sequence ATGAAACACCCATCCTTTTACAAGGATCAGCAGGTTGTCGTATTGGGTTTGGCCAGAAGCGGGGTCAGCGTCGCGAAGCTGTTCCATAAGCTCGGCGCGGTGGTCACCGTTAACGATATGAAAGATCGTAAAATGAGCCCCGAAGCGGACGAACTGGACGCTTTGGGCATTTCTGTTATTTGCGGCGGTCATCCGGATGACCTGATTGGACCGGACACGGCGCTGGTTGTCAAAAATCCGGGTATCCCGTACACATCGCCGCCAGTCGTGCAGGCCTTAGAGCAAGGCATCGAGATCGTCACGGAAGTGGAAGTCGCCTACTTGCTGTCGCCTGCGCCGATCATCGGCATTACGGGCTCGAACGGCAAGACGACAACGACTTCCTGGATCGGCGAAATGCTGGAGGCGGCCGGTCTGAAGCCGATGGTCGCGGGCAATATCGGAACGCCGCTCTGCGAAGCAGCACAGATAGCAGAAGCGGACAATTGGATCGTCGCGGAGCTCAGCAGCTTCCAGCTGAAAGGCACGACCGGTTTCCGCCCGCGGATCGCACTGCTGCTCAACATCGTGGAGACGCATCTGGATTACCATGGCGGCATGGAGGATTATATCGCGTCCAAGGCGAAGCTGTTCGCCAACCAGACGAAGGACGACATCGCCGTGCTGAATGCCGACGATCCTGTTTGCCGGGACCTGATGAATTCGGGCAAGCTGCAGGCGAGCATCATCCCGTTTGCAGTGACGGAAGAGCTGACTTACGGCATATGCGTTACTCCAGCTTATCCGGCGGAGCTAAGCGAGCCTATCGGAGACGTCGAACGCAACATCGTTTGGCGCGATAAGGAAGGCGGCGAACGCATCATCATCGGCGTCGCGGAGCTCGGCATTCCGGGCCGCCACAATGCGTCGAACGCGCTGGCTGCGATCGCGGCCTGTCTCGCGGCAGGCGCTTCCGCCGGCTCGCTGACAGAACCGCTGCGGGAATTCCGCGGCTTCGAGCACCGGCTCGAATACGTACGCGAACGCGATGGCGTGGCGTATTATAACGATTCCAAAGCGACGAACCCAACGGCTACCATCATCGCGGTTCGTTCATTCCCGCCGCGCATCGTTCTGATCGCCGGGGGACTCGACCGCGGCTCGGACTATATGGAGCTGGTTCCGCATTTCCGCGATCAAGTGAAGGCAGTCGTCGCAATTGGCGAAACGCGTGGCAAGATTGCCGCCGTCGCTGAATCGGCAGGTTTAGCGGTCATCAAAATCGTCGAACCTGAAGAGGACGCCGAAAGCACGCTGCAGCAAGCTGTGCGCGCTGCAGCCTCCATCGCGGAGCCGGGAGACACCGTACTGTTGTCGCCGGCATGCGCAAGCTGGGATATGTTTAAATCCTATGAGCAGCGGGGGCGCATTTTTAAGCAATCGGCGCATAACTTGTAA
- the spoVE gene encoding stage V sporulation protein E: MAKARSAPDMWMIISIALILAIGLIMVYSASAVLAFHEFGDKFYYVKRQMLFAALGIGAMIATMNADYWIWKKYAKLGLFVCFGMLLIVLIPGIGVVRGGARSWLGISSFGIQPSEFMKLAMVIFLAKMLSEKQQMVTQFTKGLLPPLGILGLAFGLIMLQPDLGTGAVMIGASLLVIYTAGARLKHLGSLALVGVAGLVGLILAAPYRLQRITAFLDPWADPLGAGYQSIQSLYAIGPGGLVGLGLGMSRQKFNYLPEPQTDFIFSILSEELGFIGGAAIILLFAILMWRGMRTAIAAPDSFGSLLAVGVIGIIAVQVFINIGVVIGMLPVTGITLPLVSYGGSSLTLLLTSLGILLNISRYSR, translated from the coding sequence ATGGCCAAAGCCAGGTCCGCCCCGGATATGTGGATGATCATTTCCATCGCGCTCATACTAGCGATCGGTCTAATTATGGTGTACAGCGCAAGCGCCGTTCTGGCGTTTCACGAGTTTGGAGACAAATTCTATTATGTTAAACGACAGATGCTCTTTGCTGCGCTTGGAATCGGCGCGATGATCGCCACGATGAACGCGGATTATTGGATTTGGAAGAAATACGCGAAGCTCGGGCTATTCGTCTGCTTCGGGATGCTGCTGATCGTCTTGATTCCAGGCATCGGCGTCGTGCGCGGCGGCGCGCGGAGCTGGCTCGGCATCAGTTCCTTCGGCATCCAGCCGTCGGAGTTCATGAAGCTTGCAATGGTCATTTTCTTGGCCAAAATGCTGTCCGAGAAGCAGCAGATGGTCACGCAGTTTACGAAAGGCCTGCTGCCGCCGCTCGGTATCCTCGGGCTGGCGTTCGGACTTATTATGCTTCAGCCGGATCTCGGCACCGGTGCAGTCATGATCGGCGCCTCGCTGCTGGTGATCTACACGGCCGGCGCGCGGCTCAAACATCTGGGCTCGCTGGCGCTTGTCGGTGTCGCCGGGCTCGTCGGTCTTATCCTTGCGGCGCCTTATAGGCTGCAGCGGATAACGGCTTTCTTGGATCCTTGGGCAGATCCTCTCGGCGCGGGCTACCAATCGATTCAATCCCTGTATGCAATCGGACCGGGGGGTCTTGTCGGGTTGGGGCTCGGCATGAGCCGGCAGAAATTCAATTACCTGCCGGAGCCGCAAACAGATTTTATATTTTCTATTCTTTCAGAGGAACTCGGTTTTATCGGCGGCGCCGCCATTATTCTATTATTCGCCATTCTGATGTGGCGAGGCATGCGTACGGCTATTGCAGCACCGGATTCTTTCGGCAGCCTGCTTGCCGTCGGCGTCATCGGCATCATCGCCGTACAAGTATTCATTAATATCGGCGTCGTGATCGGGATGCTCCCCGTAACGGGAATTACGCTTCCGCTCGTCAGCTACGGCGGTTCATCGCTGACGCTGCTGCTCACTTCACTTGGTATTTTGCTTAATATATCCCGTTATTCGAGGTGA
- the murG gene encoding undecaprenyldiphospho-muramoylpentapeptide beta-N-acetylglucosaminyltransferase produces the protein MRIVLSGGGTGGHIYPALAIGKQVMEEEPGSSILYIGSPKGLESRIVPAQGISFEAVEITGFKRKLSYDNVRTVMRFLKGVSRSKQLLRDFRPDVVVGTGGYVCGPVLYAAAKLGIPTLIHEQNAVAGLTNQFLSRYADSVAVSFEEALPQFRKSRSAVYTGNPCATNVVRADKDQGFAHLGIPSGSRIVLLVGGSRGAKAINDVMVDMAPLIGRLPDVHFVFVTGESYYEQTTSRIREILPQQMPATQQMPATLQVLPYLHHMPEVLAASSLVVGRSGASSLAEITALGIPSILIPSPNVTNNHQEANARTLADAGAAEMIAERDLNGALLFERITRIMNQSDIQSQMGTAALSLGMPNSAAMIVSELRRIIAM, from the coding sequence TTGCGCATTGTTTTGTCCGGCGGCGGCACCGGCGGCCATATCTATCCCGCGCTTGCGATCGGCAAGCAGGTGATGGAAGAAGAGCCGGGCTCGTCCATTCTATACATCGGCTCTCCCAAGGGGCTGGAAAGCCGTATCGTGCCCGCACAGGGCATTTCTTTCGAAGCGGTCGAAATCACGGGCTTCAAACGGAAGCTCTCTTATGATAATGTTAGAACCGTCATGCGTTTTTTGAAGGGCGTAAGCCGCTCCAAACAATTGCTGCGCGATTTTCGCCCGGATGTGGTCGTTGGAACGGGCGGCTATGTATGCGGTCCGGTGCTCTACGCGGCCGCTAAACTCGGCATTCCCACGCTCATCCATGAGCAGAATGCCGTCGCTGGCCTAACCAATCAATTTCTCTCCCGCTACGCGGACAGCGTCGCGGTCAGCTTTGAAGAAGCGCTGCCGCAGTTCCGTAAGTCCCGCAGCGCGGTGTACACCGGAAATCCTTGCGCGACGAACGTCGTGCGTGCCGATAAAGATCAAGGCTTCGCGCACCTCGGTATCCCCTCTGGCAGCCGGATTGTGCTGCTGGTCGGGGGCAGCCGCGGCGCGAAAGCAATAAACGACGTGATGGTGGACATGGCACCGCTGATCGGGCGGCTGCCAGACGTCCATTTTGTGTTTGTAACCGGCGAAAGCTACTATGAACAGACAACTAGCCGGATTCGAGAGATTTTACCGCAGCAAATGCCTGCCACGCAGCAAATGCCTGCCACCCTGCAGGTGCTGCCTTACTTACACCATATGCCGGAGGTGCTCGCTGCGTCCAGCTTGGTCGTCGGTCGATCCGGGGCCTCGTCGCTGGCGGAAATTACCGCGCTCGGCATTCCGTCCATCCTGATTCCTTCGCCGAACGTGACGAATAACCATCAGGAAGCGAATGCGAGAACACTAGCGGATGCCGGCGCGGCGGAAATGATCGCAGAGCGCGACTTGAACGGCGCACTTCTCTTTGAACGCATCACGCGGATTATGAATCAATCTGACATTCAATCCCAAATGGGAACGGCGGCACTCTCGCTCGGCATGCCGAACTCCGCAGCGATGATCGTAAGCGAGCTGAGGCGAATTATCGCCATGTAA
- the murB gene encoding UDP-N-acetylmuramate dehydrogenase, with protein sequence MEQFLADLHAIDAGSVKYNEPLAAYTTWKIGGPADVLIIPNTQEQLVAVVQLLHRHGLRWTNLGRGSNMLVSDKGIRGVVIQPGEGFDYARFDGKFVHAGAAYSFIKLSVLAGKEGLTGLEFAGGIPGSVGGAVYMNAGANGSDVSHVFKSADIVLETGELVRFGAEEMSFSYRHSCLQERPGIVTGAVFELEEGDRKAIAASMAALKQRRLDTQPLKLPSAGSVFRNPPNDFAARLIQEAGLKGMRQGGAEVSTQHANFIVNTGQATAEDVLTLMATIQNTIEEKYGIRLVAEVLVVGER encoded by the coding sequence ATGGAGCAGTTTTTGGCGGATTTACATGCAATCGACGCGGGCAGCGTCAAGTATAACGAACCGTTGGCAGCGTATACGACGTGGAAAATCGGCGGGCCGGCGGATGTGCTTATCATACCGAATACGCAAGAACAGCTGGTGGCAGTCGTCCAGTTGCTTCATCGGCACGGACTGCGGTGGACCAATCTAGGCCGCGGCTCCAACATGCTCGTCAGCGACAAAGGAATCCGGGGCGTCGTCATTCAACCGGGCGAAGGATTCGATTATGCGCGATTCGATGGCAAGTTCGTTCATGCAGGGGCCGCATATTCCTTCATTAAATTGTCGGTTCTGGCCGGCAAGGAAGGATTGACGGGACTGGAGTTCGCGGGGGGGATTCCGGGCTCGGTAGGCGGAGCCGTCTACATGAACGCAGGCGCCAACGGCTCTGATGTGTCACATGTATTCAAATCAGCTGACATTGTGCTGGAAACAGGGGAATTGGTTCGCTTCGGGGCAGAGGAGATGTCGTTTTCCTATCGTCATTCCTGCCTCCAAGAAAGGCCGGGCATCGTGACGGGCGCAGTATTCGAGCTGGAAGAGGGAGACCGGAAAGCGATCGCGGCGTCTATGGCCGCGCTTAAACAACGGAGACTCGACACCCAGCCGCTTAAACTCCCGTCTGCAGGGAGCGTGTTCCGCAATCCGCCGAATGATTTTGCCGCGAGGCTGATTCAAGAAGCAGGATTGAAGGGAATGCGCCAGGGGGGCGCAGAAGTCTCCACGCAGCACGCCAATTTCATTGTCAACACCGGGCAAGCAACAGCTGAAGATGTCCTCACCCTGATGGCAACCATACAAAACACGATTGAAGAAAAATACGGCATTCGGTTGGTAGCCGAGGTATTGGTTGTGGGTGAGCGGTAA
- the murA gene encoding UDP-N-acetylglucosamine 1-carboxyvinyltransferase produces the protein MDKLVIEGGKPLSGTIVIQGAKNAALPILAASMLVEGKVTIDHVPKLLDIDVMLNILRELGCRAEHENQTVQLDTSTLQSSHIPEALMRQMRSSIFLMGPLLARFGEVTIYQPGGCAIGERKIDLHLSGLQALGALVVEEGSRIVCYADELTGAEIHLDFPSVGATENIMMAAVLAKGLTTISNAAREPEIQDLQQFLNCMGAKIIGAGTDTITVEGVEKLAPCRYQVIPDRIVTGTVMVAAAATRGQVTLLNTCPAHLTSLIHVLRRTGVQIAVDGDIIKVGTATRPKSIDRIVTSPYPAFPTDLQSQLMVLLALADGVSIMKETIFEGRFKHVDELTRMGADIRVDLSSAIIRGVSRLYGATVEATDLRAGAALVIAGLAAQGKTVVEQVHHIDRGYDEIETMLGQLGARITRYSPIPNNIIVP, from the coding sequence TTGGACAAATTGGTGATTGAAGGCGGGAAACCTCTCTCAGGAACCATTGTTATCCAAGGCGCGAAAAATGCCGCTTTGCCGATTTTGGCTGCAAGTATGCTGGTAGAGGGAAAAGTGACGATCGATCATGTGCCCAAACTGCTCGATATCGACGTCATGCTGAACATTTTGCGTGAGCTTGGCTGCCGGGCGGAGCATGAGAATCAAACCGTCCAGCTCGATACGTCAACCCTGCAATCCTCCCACATTCCTGAAGCGCTTATGCGCCAAATGCGTTCCTCCATTTTTTTAATGGGGCCGCTGCTGGCGAGATTTGGCGAAGTAACGATTTATCAGCCTGGCGGCTGCGCGATCGGAGAACGGAAAATCGATTTGCATCTGAGCGGCTTGCAAGCGCTTGGTGCGCTGGTCGTAGAAGAGGGAAGCCGGATTGTCTGTTATGCGGATGAGCTGACAGGCGCGGAAATCCATTTGGATTTTCCAAGTGTCGGAGCAACGGAGAATATTATGATGGCCGCAGTGCTTGCCAAAGGGCTGACGACGATCAGCAACGCGGCAAGAGAGCCGGAAATACAAGATTTGCAGCAATTCCTGAACTGCATGGGTGCGAAGATCATCGGCGCTGGCACGGACACGATTACCGTGGAAGGAGTCGAGAAGCTGGCACCATGCCGATATCAAGTGATCCCGGACCGCATTGTGACCGGAACCGTCATGGTTGCAGCAGCCGCTACGCGCGGTCAGGTGACGCTGCTCAATACTTGCCCGGCGCATCTGACTTCGCTCATCCATGTGCTTAGGCGCACAGGTGTTCAAATCGCGGTGGACGGTGATATAATCAAGGTGGGCACGGCAACGAGGCCCAAATCGATTGACCGGATCGTCACCTCCCCATATCCGGCTTTCCCAACCGATCTGCAGTCGCAGCTGATGGTGCTGCTCGCGCTTGCCGACGGCGTCAGCATCATGAAGGAAACGATTTTTGAAGGCAGGTTCAAGCATGTCGATGAGCTGACCCGTATGGGAGCCGATATACGCGTAGACTTGAGCTCTGCAATCATTCGAGGCGTTTCCAGGCTTTACGGCGCAACGGTAGAAGCTACGGATTTACGCGCAGGCGCAGCGCTGGTTATCGCAGGACTTGCCGCGCAAGGCAAAACCGTCGTGGAGCAAGTGCATCATATCGATCGCGGTTACGACGAAATCGAAACGATGCTGGGGCAGCTAGGCGCGCGAATTACCCGCTATTCACCTATTCCCAATAATATAATCGTGCCTTAG